One segment of Candidatus Thermoplasmatota archaeon DNA contains the following:
- a CDS encoding ferrous iron transporter B, which translates to MMRLEGQSVKIMDAPGTYSLQPSNKAEEVTVNLLEDADIVINVVDSTNLERNLYLTLELLEKGKPFIVALNLWDETKRLGIKIDIKKLEEILGTTVVPTVALTGEGIKELVSKIKEAKVTRISPLNEEERWIKIGKIVKETEVIEHRHHTFKERLSDMTIKPATGIPIAITIIALSFILVRFIGENLITYVFDPLFNVYYPIVADIGNMLGKGIIHDILIGTLIDGKIDYLQSMGILTTGLYVPFGAVLPYIVSFYLALSVFEDSGYLPRLATLVDNIFHKLGMHGHGTIPVFLGLGCNVPGALSARTLETCKQRFISTTLLAISVPCMAQTAMIFGILGPYGTKYIPIVFATLFTIFIGAGLILNKFVRGESPEIFLEIPPYRRPSARAVAKKTWMRVRWFLHDAIPWLFFGVLVVNILYAIHFLQWLGGIFLPVTEGWLGLPRESTTALLIGFLRKDLTVGMLLPLGMKTMQLVIASTILAVYFPCVATFAVMLKELDIKDLIKSMSIMVIMALTVGGAMRLILLGI; encoded by the coding sequence ATGATGAGGTTGGAAGGCCAGTCGGTAAAAATAATGGATGCACCCGGAACCTATTCCCTCCAGCCCTCAAATAAAGCAGAAGAAGTTACGGTAAATTTACTCGAAGATGCAGACATAGTTATCAATGTTGTGGACTCAACAAACCTTGAAAGAAACTTATATCTGACATTGGAATTGCTGGAAAAAGGTAAGCCTTTCATTGTTGCTCTTAATTTATGGGATGAAACAAAACGTCTGGGAATAAAAATTGATATAAAAAAACTTGAGGAAATATTGGGTACAACGGTTGTGCCTACTGTTGCTCTCACCGGCGAAGGAATAAAAGAACTTGTATCGAAAATAAAAGAGGCAAAAGTAACACGAATATCTCCGTTGAATGAGGAAGAAAGGTGGATAAAAATCGGAAAAATAGTTAAAGAGACGGAAGTAATAGAACATCGCCACCACACATTTAAGGAAAGATTGTCTGATATGACCATAAAGCCTGCTACGGGCATACCCATTGCAATTACCATAATAGCCCTCTCTTTTATATTGGTAAGATTCATCGGAGAAAATTTGATAACGTATGTATTCGATCCTTTATTTAATGTGTATTATCCCATAGTTGCTGATATAGGCAACATGCTTGGCAAGGGCATTATCCACGACATACTTATAGGTACTCTTATCGATGGGAAAATAGACTACCTGCAATCAATGGGAATACTTACGACAGGGCTGTACGTGCCTTTCGGCGCCGTCCTTCCTTATATAGTATCTTTTTACCTTGCATTGTCCGTATTTGAAGACTCCGGTTATCTTCCGAGGCTGGCAACGCTTGTCGATAACATATTCCATAAGCTGGGGATGCATGGGCACGGTACCATCCCCGTATTTCTTGGACTGGGATGCAATGTCCCAGGTGCATTGTCTGCAAGAACTTTAGAAACCTGCAAACAGCGTTTCATCTCTACTACGCTGCTGGCGATATCTGTCCCGTGCATGGCACAGACGGCGATGATATTTGGAATACTCGGTCCATACGGAACGAAATACATTCCTATCGTATTTGCCACTCTTTTCACAATTTTTATCGGTGCCGGGCTCATACTCAATAAATTTGTGAGGGGAGAAAGCCCTGAGATATTTCTCGAAATACCTCCTTACAGAAGACCGAGTGCAAGGGCAGTAGCGAAGAAAACCTGGATGCGTGTAAGATGGTTTTTACATGATGCAATCCCATGGCTTTTCTTTGGCGTGCTGGTAGTAAATATTCTTTATGCAATTCATTTTCTCCAGTGGCTTGGCGGCATATTTTTACCAGTTACTGAAGGATGGCTGGGGTTGCCGAGAGAATCAACCACTGCTCTTTTAATAGGATTTTTGAGAAAGGATTTGACGGTGGGCATGCTTCTCCCTCTCGGGATGAAGACCATGCAGCTGGTAATAGCCTCGACGATTCTTGCTGTTTACTTCCCATGCGTTGCCACTTTTGCTGTAATGCTTAAAGAACTCGACATCAAGGACCTGATAAAGTCCATGTCAATAATGGTAATAATGGCATTAACTGTTGGCGGGGCTATGAGGCTCATATTGCTGGGCATTTAG
- a CDS encoding GTPase: MKKIVLIGNPNVGKSVVFSRLTGQMLLHLTIPALP, translated from the coding sequence ATGAAAAAAATTGTCCTTATAGGAAATCCCAATGTAGGCAAAAGCGTTGTATTCTCCCGTCTTACGGGGCAAATGTTATTGCATCTAACTATCCCGGCACTACCGTAG
- a CDS encoding bifunctional 5,10-methylenetetrahydrofolate dehydrogenase/5,10-methenyltetrahydrofolate cyclohydrolase, producing the protein MHIVDGRKIAREIEQEIRESIETGKPFVATILVEGSKESELYAKLKEKACKRVGFNSKTLRFSRNACKEEIIDAVKRLNEDEGIHGIMIQMPLPGIEHNEVVKVIDPKKDVEGVHPYNMGMTLLNKEFLVPCTPRAVLKILEHENVDVKSKDVVIINHSNIVGKPLAAMMLNRNATVSVCHVYTKNFKEYTGRADIVVTGAGVKGLITGEHVRDGSIVIDVGIVKEGGKVYGDVDLDSVKEKAEIITPVPGGVGPVTIACMLENVVKTYCNRKS; encoded by the coding sequence ATGCATATTGTAGACGGCAGAAAAATTGCACGGGAAATAGAGCAAGAGATAAGAGAAAGCATTGAAACAGGCAAGCCCTTTGTTGCCACGATTCTTGTTGAAGGAAGCAAAGAATCTGAATTGTATGCAAAACTTAAAGAGAAGGCATGCAAAAGAGTAGGCTTTAACTCAAAAACATTGAGATTTTCTCGGAATGCCTGTAAAGAAGAAATAATCGATGCTGTAAAGAGATTGAATGAGGACGAAGGCATACATGGGATTATGATTCAGATGCCCCTCCCGGGAATCGAGCATAATGAAGTGGTGAAAGTAATTGACCCAAAAAAAGATGTTGAAGGTGTTCACCCTTACAACATGGGAATGACGCTGTTGAATAAAGAATTTCTTGTTCCATGCACTCCTCGTGCCGTTTTAAAAATTCTGGAGCATGAAAACGTGGATGTCAAGAGTAAGGATGTTGTCATCATCAACCACAGCAATATCGTTGGAAAACCCCTTGCCGCCATGATGCTGAACAGGAATGCCACCGTTTCTGTCTGTCATGTTTATACAAAAAACTTCAAGGAATATACGGGCAGAGCCGACATTGTCGTTACAGGTGCCGGGGTGAAGGGACTTATAACTGGAGAGCATGTGAGAGATGGAAGCATTGTTATAGATGTGGGGATTGTGAAGGAAGGGGGAAAGGTATACGGCGATGTTGATCTAGATTCTGTAAAAGAAAAGGCAGAAATAATAACGCCCGTGCCAGGCGGCGTTGGCCCTGTGACAATTGCCTGTATGCTGGAGAATGTGGTTAAAACTTATTGCAATAGAAAAAGTTGA
- a CDS encoding ribbon-helix-helix domain-containing protein, whose protein sequence is MTKHTSVSLPKGMHDAIKRIIGENPEMGYTSVAEFCKDILRDKIAEMTNSKRMFGREV, encoded by the coding sequence ATGACAAAACATACTTCAGTATCATTACCAAAGGGGATGCATGATGCAATAAAAAGAATAATTGGAGAAAATCCTGAGATGGGATATACAAGTGTGGCTGAATTTTGCAAGGATATACTTAGGGATAAAATAGCGGAAATGACGAACAGCAAAAGGATGTTTGGACGAGAGGTATAG
- a CDS encoding dihydroorotate dehydrogenase: MCLETSVGQLKMKNPLMLASGILDMTKESMEKFRDAGAVVTKSVGMHEREGYKNPSVVEIEYGLLNAMGLPNPGIECYLNEIDDIRMDNIIGSIFGKDENEFSTVAKKMEGKVKAIEMNMSCPHAGSYGTDFPMDLISGAVEAVKKSVTVPVFVKLGTENIIERAEEAAKGGADAIVAINTVKAMAIDVETAMPILANKVGGYSGPAIKPVGVRCVYELATKINIPIVGVGGIITGRDVLEYMMAGASAVQIGSGIYYQGEKIFGEIRSELKEWLKLHGYSRIKDIVGIAIGK, from the coding sequence ATGTGCCTTGAAACATCCGTGGGGCAATTAAAAATGAAAAATCCATTGATGCTCGCCTCTGGCATACTTGATATGACCAAGGAAAGCATGGAAAAATTCAGAGATGCCGGTGCTGTAGTAACAAAATCCGTCGGCATGCACGAAAGGGAGGGATACAAAAATCCTTCAGTAGTCGAGATAGAGTACGGCCTGCTGAACGCCATGGGACTTCCTAACCCTGGCATAGAATGCTACCTGAACGAAATCGACGACATAAGAATGGACAACATCATTGGCAGCATCTTCGGAAAAGATGAAAACGAATTTTCAACGGTGGCGAAAAAAATGGAGGGAAAAGTAAAGGCCATAGAGATGAACATGAGCTGTCCGCACGCCGGGAGTTACGGGACAGATTTTCCAATGGACTTGATAAGCGGGGCTGTCGAGGCAGTCAAAAAAAGCGTGACCGTCCCCGTATTCGTAAAACTTGGCACAGAAAATATCATCGAGAGGGCGGAGGAGGCGGCAAAAGGCGGGGCGGATGCAATCGTTGCTATAAATACCGTAAAGGCTATGGCGATTGATGTGGAGACCGCTATGCCGATACTGGCAAACAAAGTGGGGGGCTATTCCGGTCCGGCAATAAAACCCGTAGGAGTTAGATGCGTGTACGAGCTGGCAACCAAAATTAACATTCCTATCGTGGGCGTTGGAGGTATAATTACAGGCAGGGATGTCCTTGAATATATGATGGCAGGCGCTTCAGCTGTCCAAATAGGGAGTGGGATATACTATCAAGGAGAAAAAATTTTTGGAGAAATACGCAGCGAGCTGAAAGAATGGCTAAAGCTTCACGGGTACAGCAGGATAAAAGATATCGTTGGCATTGCGATAGGAAAATAA
- a CDS encoding preprotein translocase subunit Sec61beta, with protein sequence MAKKKDTGFQSAAGLIRYFEEEKTGVKIDPRWVIVMSVATAVVVTVLRIFYPS encoded by the coding sequence ATGGCAAAAAAGAAGGACACCGGTTTTCAGTCCGCTGCCGGTTTGATACGATACTTTGAAGAAGAGAAGACGGGTGTGAAAATAGACCCGAGATGGGTAATAGTTATGAGTGTGGCAACTGCGGTTGTAGTCACTGTCCTTCGCATATTTTATCCTTCCTGA